The following proteins come from a genomic window of Andrena cerasifolii isolate SP2316 chromosome 6, iyAndCera1_principal, whole genome shotgun sequence:
- the Hyd gene encoding E3 ubiquitin-protein ligase hyd isoform X2 codes for MTSIHFVVHPLPGTDDQLNDRLKEVAEKMNRYGFATLPAFSGQKISVKHIVVGPTHIALLTEDYKIGRVAFTVLSDRLDLSKNEPNRNTSKSHVGSSNSAPNGGGSSGSGGRGMSRTRARIMRGSSRGSSSGGSGSGGRIGAPGVIMGGGSGSTSRPIAPVPAPFVPEDLVSQAQVVLQGKSRNLIVRELQRTNLDVNLAVNNLLSRDDEEGDDAEDAGDTYVPEDLISLLDGGFSNEHSVIIDADSMFSEDMFGYTAGMRNRGSSSRRIGNDREGERASDRERDSFSRWRERQYCGPRRWLETALKDSWEKDSDNKKKELASQSPLWISEELEWWHERSTDPAPRFIQIASLYSELIAVSAGGQLYQWKWSESEPYKHPENPNIHHPKASWLAVTTENIVNISATAIRCSINTESGKVATWLDELLGPVASRLEHPAQAFTEFTLDKIVSLHTCALYTVARLESGALYWWGVLPFTQRKKLWEKYKAKSRKHRPSTTSSNDISYGTHVCMKNSPIYQPGAIGFTIANGVPKVGQLQAAAWNIDSVLRFKVLPAGAHLPNANADKREASGNSGTGTINKTNHKETADRLDMPPPPSPASSTCSDTGSITTSHKRQKRVAPRSEGEFDRKDEEDWHLKDVVFIEDVKTVPVGKVIKVDGFYVAVKFFSKDSKEKEKEIKEKDFSTSDFKDLTAEEWIKLLADCRLLRKDELQVIKSSMNPRAPDCFQRTPRRVNITEGSSDNILTVATDGQGIHAIVKNGSKLSYVVYNLSTGRYVQDCYIPSDISSVLGLQPQNINLTSAGESIECSMILRDGNNTIYPLAKDCADAIRDPNWLDLVPVLCIGASTIPIPNCSNSTNMKNQVAVIALAFDNLLLMPRILRCDYDSVKQVFCNLEQDHKNNVAQIQTVLTERCDGNRNILHACVSMCSPTSNKENDQGIERELVSNTVDGASAPIEEPIPTLSWPPEAFDNTSGEEDSLLSIGAASISMMNKSGVGATSNNTYIIDSVERRNNALLILKYMCESNVLAPHLKELLTAKDAQGQTPLMLAVSVRAYHAALTLLDTIQRVGRDQKECSAMILPPDANSDLSPLFVTCCNDTCSFTWTGAEHINQDIFECRTCGLTGSLCCCTECARVCHRGHDCKIKITSPTAYCDCWEKCKCHALIAGHQGARYTLLCRLVVNTNLATKINSRGESILLFLVQTVGRQLVEQRQFRSALRQRSTSASRKGASSDGLVTDSDMPDHDLEPPRFSRKALERLLNDWPAVQCMIMSGVSVNSNDQLFGDQGQLCRQSGTALLDKFTHSLLVKCSAEMLDTLLTTLIRELQNDSVPGRQEEANNVARRFVRSVARIFVIFTIEMAPNTKRKSTGQESQPLMKCRKVFMALIKLAVEELCETADSLIAPVRLGVARPTAPFTLTSSAIEVINGSEELFCIDPLIPHSGVASQTLDAALQTQQGNNNINTARDVSAMDETEGGEEVPMDVDGDISEHEESGVSGAVAGQPLGEIDSNAGGVSEEQAGDGESDTELDLLAEAETESDSDDNHSNQDAASAQRSVQTGATAGSDGGMGSILLFPEDESGESSQQEDDESEAGETDEQDNEDFQMGDEQLERRSGSSGHLHRNNLAPVSMQWAIRNREANTRTAGLRVTGGSSLVFIDSTAIRRTTATSAVAAAQEPITMSTTTSCLARAFGIVIRQIADLLVMMQDHKTLVPFLPRFMEITYQDALNLQMYLEAHLKPTWDWLLTVMDATEAQLRFGVSLTRSADPTHPEHPLNNAPSLSGSNFTGLLNTAALSLTLQSNTGRNQRGGIATSSNISTPQASTRLTVGFAGVGEPSRSSRERESVDVHSARREFLSYCLSLMRAHNGEHRDSLPVLDVSSLRHVAYVFDALVYYMRSLSEPMSSRGDSQKESSNYSGWNDQDENDNDEGEEYNSPVPAALETDSVDYPDLLQVPICGSGNNTKSTPKGRKHPFLQRSDSTLCLGCPPLDPFDTIMSEALPLADQPHLLQPHSRREDLFGIPRQPNAGSNPLAGLPTRLGLSARSADTQNTVTPTFSQVIHGPAASASSDARRSSVSAAGDSTPAKYTEKTKPFNQANDSHPLATEQIDRAPIIVSTNNQTDQPAGSAKSNKDVIKTSRSVIVRAGTVSEASTNKAGAPEVLVVSTVETQNGAEDVDPAGSSHEISAHETVETSPVENARAISSIGTNISHNIVLGRWRVSLDLFGRVFMEDVGLEAGSVVSELGGFPVKEAKFRRDMEKLRNSQQKDLNLLKMERDRTQLLVLTMKELNTQYNLYNKRASNTPPLAVNRVKVIFKDEPGEGSGVTRSFYTAIAEALLANEKLPNLEAAQVGSKYTQYNVLQKLKSRDRDRDLRRQNPRSSGKCRETRRALSFEAQSFHPSIISVVDTSSNSGPGSSSSNSHPLPVNHPNNEHLTMHQQQLGDRLYPKIYALRPALAEKITGMLLELSPAQLLMLLASEDALRQKVEEAFELIHSHTQDLASEALLDLDVFSLTARCGANKKKIENSILDDTEDNAPLFYSPGKRGFYTPRQGRASYERLNAFRNVGRLIGLCLLQNELCHIFLNRHVLKYILGRPIRFHDLAFFDSVIYESLRQLVIDSETKDSNSLFSALDLTFSIDLCPEEGGGSIELIPNGRDIEVTASNVYDYVRKYAEVRMIKVQEKALHAMREGVFDVLPEGALDGQTSEDLRLLSNGVGDINVSVLISYTSFNDESGEAADRLAKFKRWLWSIIEKMSHSERQDLVYFWTGSPALPASEDGFQPMPSVTLRPADDAHLPTANTCISRLYVPLYSSRHVLRHKLLLAIKTKDFGFV; via the exons ATGACGTCGATACACTTCGTCGTGCACCCGTTACCGGGGACAGACGACCAGCTGAACGATAG GTTAAAAGAAGTGGCTGAGAAGATGAACAGATATGGATTTGCAACGTTACCAGCATTTAGTGGACAAAAGATTTCAGTGAAGCATATCGTCGTCGGACCAACGCATATTGCTCTTCTCACCGAAGACTATAAAATCGGCAGAGTTGCATTTACAGTATTGTCTGATAGATTGGATTTGAGCAAAAATGAACCAAATAGAAA TACGAGTAAGAGCCACGTCGGGAGCTCTAATTCGGCGCCGAACGGTGGCGGGAGCAGCGGAAGTGGGGGCAGAGGAATGTCCAGAACACGAGCGAGGATTATGCGTGGTAGTTCCAGAGGGAGCAGCAGCGGTGGGAGCGGCAGCGGAGGCAGGATAGGCGCACCGGGTGTAATTATGGGGGGAGGAAGTGGCAGCACCTCGCGTCCCATCGCACCAGTGCCTGCGCCATTTGTGCCAGAGGATCTTGTCTCACAAGCTCAAGTGGTATTGCAGGGGAAAAGTCGTAATCTTATTGTTAGAGAATTGCAG CGTACAAATTTAGATGTAAACTTAGCGGTAAACAATTTGCTATCACGGGACGACGAGGAGGGCGACGACGCCGAGGACGCGGGGGACACCTACGTCCCGGAAGATCTTATATCTTTGCTAGATGGTGGATTCAGCAACGAGCATTCTGTTATAATCGACGCGGATTCTATGTTCTCCGAGGACATGTTCGGCTACACAGCGGGCATGAGAAA CCGTGGAAGCTCTTCGCGCAGAATAGGCAACGACAGAGAAGGCGAGCGTGCATCGGATCGCGAACGCGACAGTTTCAGCAGATGGAGGGAGCGTCAGTATTGCGGACCTCGTCGTTGGCTGGAGACAGCTCTTAAAGACTCTTGGGAGAAAGATTCTG ATAACAAGAAGAAGGAATTAGCTTCGCAGAGTCCATTATGGATATCAGAGGAACTGGAATGGTGGCACGAACGTAGCACCGATCCTGCTCCTCGTTTTATTCAGATCGCCTCGCTTTATAGCGAGCTGATCGCCGTTTCTGCCGGGGGCCAGTTGTACCAATGGAAGTGGTCCGAGTCTGAGCCATACAAACATCCAGAG AATCCAAATATACATCATCCAAAAGCTTCGTGGTTGGCAGTGACGACAGAAAACATAGTTAATATATCCGCAACGGCTATTCGATGCTCTATTAATACTGAGAGCGGCAAAGTGGCTACTTGGCTGGACGAGCTTCTGGGGCCTGTTGCCTCCCGCCTCGAGCATCCAGCTCAAGCATTTACCGAATTCACGCTTGACAAAATAGTATCGCTCCATACTTGTGCTTTGTATACCGTAGCCAGACTTGAAAGTGGTGCACTATACTGGTG GGGTGTCTTACCTTTCACGCAGCGTAAGAAATTGTGGGAAAAATATAAAGCTAAGTCGCGCAAGCACAGACCATCGACAACATCCTCGAATGATATCAGTTACGGCACGCACGTCTGTATGAAAAACAGCCCTATATATCAACCTGGTGCGATAG GATTCACGATTGCCAACGGCGTTCCAAAAGTGGGGCAGCTGCAAGCAGCAGCTTGGAATATAGATTCCGTGTTGAGATTTAAAGTATTGCCGGCTGGAGCTCACTTGCCTAACGCTAACGCGGATAAACGCGAAGCGAGTGGAAACAGCGGAACGGGTACTATTAATAAAACCAATCATAAAGAAACTGCTGATCGTCTTGACATGCCTCCGCCACCCTCACCAGCTTCGAGCACATGTAGTGACACTGGTAGCATTACGACCAGTCACA AGAGGCAGAAGCGCGTTGCGCCGCGAAGCGAAGGGGAGTTCGATCGGAAGGACGAGGAGGACTGGCACTTGAAGGACGTTGTTTTCATAGAGGACGTTAAAACTGTACCCGTCG GCAAAGTTATAAAAGTCGACGGTTTCTACGTTgccgtgaaattcttttcgaaAGACtcgaaggagaaagagaaagagatcaAGGAGAAGGACTTCAGCACGTCAGACTTCAAGGATCTAACGGCTGAGGAATGGATCAAGTTACTTGCTGATTGCAGACTTTTACGGAAAGACGAACTTCAG GTGATAAAGTCATCTATGAATCCAAGAGCGCCAGATTGTTTCCAACGAACTCCGAGGAGAGTGAATATCACCGAAGGATCGAGTGATAATATTTTAACCGTTGCCACAGATGGGCAAG GTATTCACGCGATAGTGAAGAATGGGAGCAAATTGAGCTACGTTGTGTATAATCTGAGCACTGGGAGATACGTGCAAGATTGCTATATTCCATCGGATATATCATCCGTTTTGGGTCTACAGCCTCAAAATATCAACCTTACAAGCGCAGGAGAG AGCATCGAGTGCTCGATGATTCTCAGAGACGGGAACAACACGATCTACCCATTAGCGAAAGATTGCGCCGATGCTATTCGCGATCCGAACTGGTTGGATTTAGTTCCTGTGCTTTGTATCGGTGCTTCGACCATTCCGATACCGAACTGCTCGAACTCGACCAACATGAAGAACCAAGTTGCTGTTATTGCGCTAGCCTTTGATAATCTCTTGTTGATGCCGCGTATCTTACGGTGCGACTATGATAGTGTGAAACAGGTGTTCTGTAATTTGGAGCAAGACCACA AAAACAACGTAGCTCAGATCCAAACAGTGCTAACTGAACGTTGCGATGGCAATCGTAACATTTTACACGCCTGTGTCAGTATGTGTTCGCCAACGTCTAACAAAGAAAACGATCAAG GTATCGAACGTGAACTGGTCTCTAATACCGTCGATGGTGCATCTGCACCTATTGAGGAGCCTATTCCAACGTTAAGCTGGCCACCGGAAGCATTTGACAACACGTCAGGAGAAGAGGACAGCTTACTTAGCATTGGTGCTGCCAGTATATCTATGATGAATAAATCAG GTGTTGGAGCGACCTCAAACAACACTTACATCATAGACTCCGTTGAAAGAAGGAACAACGCGTTGCTCATATTAAAGTACATGTGTGAAAGTAACGTATTGGCCCCTCATCTGAAAGAACTGCTTACTGCGAA AGATGCACAGGGCCAGACACCATTGATGCTTGCCGTGTCGGTTCGCGCATATCACGCAGCACTGACTCTATTGGACACCATTCAAAGAGTCGGAAGAGACCAGAAAGAATGCTCTGCCATGATACTTCCTCCCGACGCCAATTCAGACTTGTCTCCGCTATTCGTTACATGCTGCAACGATACCTGCAGCTTCACTTGGACTGGAGCAGAGCACATTAACCAA GACATTTTCGAGTGTAGAACTTGTGGATTGACGGGCTCCCTGTGCTGCTGTACCGAATGCGCTCGCGTCTGTCACAGAGGCCACGATTGTAAGATAAAGATCACCTCGCCCACAGCTTACTGCGACTGCTGGGAGAAATGCAAGTGTCACGCGCTGATCGCTGGCCATCAAGGGGCGAGGTACACACTTCTCTGCCGCCTAGTGGTCAATACCAATCTCGCTACGAAAATAAACTCGAG AGGAGAGAGCATTTTGCTGTTTCTAGTGCAGACCGTAGGAAGACAATTGGTGGAACAACGACAATTCCGTTCAGCTCTTCGACAACGTTCGACGTCCGCTAGTCGAAAGGGAGCTTCGTCTGATG GCTTGGTCACGGACTCGGACATGCCAGACCACGATCTGGAGCCTCCGCGATTCAGTCGAAAAGCTCTGGAACGATTGCTGAACGACTGGCCCGCTGTTCAATGCATGATCATGTCAGGGGTATCAGTAAACAGCAACGATCAGTTATTCGGGGATCAGGGGCAATTGTGTCGCCAGAGCGGCACGGCATTGCTTGACAAATTTACTCACTCACTGTTGGTTAAGTGCAGTGCAGAG ATGCTTGACACCCTCCTCACGACTCTGATAAGGGAGCTGCAAAACGATTCCGTGCCTGGGCGCCAGGAAGAAGCGAACAACGTCGCGCGTCGATTCGTCCGTTCCGTAGCTCGAATCTTCGTGATCTTCACGATCGAAATGGCACCGAATACAAAGAGGAAAAG CACTGGTCAAGAGTCGCAGCCGCTGATGAAGTGCCGCAAAGTCTTCATGGCACTGATTAAACTAGCCGTGGAAGAGCTGTGCGAGACCGCCGACTCTCTGATAGCCCCTGTGAGATTAGGGGTCGCTCGTCCGACCGCCCCGTTCACGCTGACCAGCTCGGCGATCGAGGTGATCAACGGGTCGGAGGAGTTGTTCTGCATAGATCCGTTGATACCCCACAGCGGTGTCGCCTCTCAGACCCTGGACGCCGCTCTGCAAACTCAGCAGGGAAACAACAATATAAACACCGCCAGGGACGTTTCCGCTATGGACGAAACAGAAGGCGGCGAAG AAGTTCCAATGGACGTGGACGGCGACATAAGCGAGCACGAGGAGTCCGGAGTCTCCGGAGCAGTCGCTGGCCAGCCGTTAGGCGAGATCGATAGCAACGCCGGCGGTGTGAGCGAAGAGCAGGCTGGGGACGGCGAGTCCGACACCGAGCTCGACCTCCTGGCCGAAGCTGAAACGGAGTCGGATTCTGACGACAATCACAGCAACCAGGACGCCGCGTCCGCCCAACGGAGCGTGCAAACTGGCGCTACAGCAGGCTCTGACGGCGGAATGGGATCCATTCTGCTGTTCCCGGAGGACGAGTCCGGGGAGTCGAGCCAGCAGGAGGACGACGAGAGCGAGGCAGGGGAAACCGACGAGCAAGATAACGAGGACTTTCAGATGGGCGACGAGCAGTTGGAACGTCGAAG TGGTTCATCAGGCCATTTACATCGCAATAATCTCGCGCCGGTTTCTATGCAATGGGCGATACGCAACCGCGAGGCGAACACGCGCACAGCAGGACTAAGAGTAACAGGTGGCAGTAGTCTGGTTTTTATTGACTCTACAGCTATAAGACGCACCACTGCAACGTCCGCTGTTGCAGCCGCACAAGAGCCTATTACTATGAGTACCACTACCAGTTGTCTGGCACGTGctttcggaattgttattcgacAGATTGCTGACCTTTTAGTCATGATGCAAGACCACAAGACGCTGGTGCCGTTCCTGCCGCGATTCATGGAGATCACTTATCAGGATGCGTTGAACTTACAG ATGTATCTGGAGGCTCATTTAAAGCCCACATGGGATTGGTTGTTAACGGTGATGGACGCTACGGAAGCGCAGCTGAGATTCGGCGTGTCCTTGACACGCAGCGCGGATCCCACGCACCCAGAGCACCCGTTGAACAATGCACCGTCACTGTCCGGGAGCAATTTCACTGGGTTACTGAATACAGCGGCTCTGTCGTTGACGTTACAGTCTAATACAGGTCGGAACCAACGCGGCGGTATCGCCACGAGCTCCAATATCTCCACGCCGCAAGCTTCTACCAGACTCACCGTTGGTTTTGCCGGCGTTGGCGAACCTTCTAGAAGCAGTAGAGAACGCGAAA GTGTCGACGTGCATTCCGCGCGACGTGAATTTTTATCCTACTGCTTGTCCCTAATGCGTGCCCACAACGGCGAGCACAGAGATAGCCTGCCTGTGCTAGACGTTTCCTCTCTGAGACACGTAGCCTACGTCTTCGACGCGCTGGTATATTACATGCGCTCGCTCTCAGAGCCGATGTCGTCGCGTGGAGACTCGCAGAAAGAATCCTCCAACTACTCTGGCTGGAACGATCAG GACGAGAACGACAACGACGAAGGGGAGGAGTACAATTCTCCGGTTCCCGCGGCGCTGGAGACAGACTCCGTTGATTACCCCGACTTACTACAAGTCCCCATTTGCGGGTCTGGCAATAATACTAAGAGCACACCGAAAGGGAGGAAGCATCCCTTCCTGCAAAGATCCGATTCCACGCTGTGCCTCGGTTGCCCACCCCTTGACCCGTTCGACACTATTATGAGCGAGGCCCTGCCGCTGGCCGATCAGCCGCATTTATTGCAGCCACATTCGAGGCGCGAGGACCTCTTTGGTATCCCAAGGCAGCCAAACGCTGGTTCTAATCCGTTAGCGGGGCTGCCGACGAGGCTCGGCTTGTCCGCGCGAAGTGCAGACACCCAGAACACCGTCACGCCAACATTCAGCCAAGTGATCCACGGGCCAGCGGCCTCTGCGTCTTCTGACGCGAGGCGCAGCTCGGTCTCGGCCGCAGGCGACTCCACGCCCGCCAAGTACACG GAGAAGACGAAACCGTTTAATCAGGCAAACGATAGCCATCCGCTTGCCACGGAGCAAATCGATCGGGCTCCGATCATAGTATCCACTAATAATCAAACCGATCAGCCGGCAGGAAGTGCGAAAAGTAATAAGGACgttattaaaacgagtagaagcGTTATTGTTAGAGCTGGGACCGTATCG gAGGCGAGCACGAACAAAGCGGGCGCGCCGGAAGTGTTGGTCGTGTCGACCGTAGAAACGCAAAACGGAGCGGAGGACGTAGATCCAGCTGGTTCCAGCCACGAGATATCCGCCCATGAAACGGTGGAGACTAGCCCGGTGGAAAATGCCAGAGCCATTTCCTCTATTGGAACGAATATATCGCATAACATTGTACTCGGCCGCTGGAGAGTGTCTCTCGATTTGTTCGGGCGAGTCTTTATGGAAGACGTTGGCTTAGAAGCTGGCTCTGTGGTGTCCGAATTGGGAGGATTCCCCGTGAAGGAAGCGAAATTCCGCAGAGACATGGAGAAGCTGCGAAACTCTCAGCAGAAAGATCTTAATCTACTCAAG ATGGAACGGGACAGAACACAGCTACTAGTGCTGACAATGAAGGAATTAAACACGCAATACAATTTATATAATAAACGCGCATCTAACACACCGCCGCTGGCAGTGAATCGCGTTAAAGTGATCTTCAAGGACGAACCCGGCGAGGGTTCTGGGGTGACCAGAAGCTTTTACACTGCGATCGCAGAG GCATTACTCGCGAACGAGAAACTGCCTAATCTCGAAGCGGCACAAGTGGGATCGAAGTATACGCAGTATAACGTTCTCCAGAAACTGAAGAGTAGAGATCGCGATCGTGACCTAAGGCGACAA AATCCTCGATCATCTGGAAAATGTCGCGAGACACGTAGAGCATTATCCTTCGAGGCTCAATCTTTCCATCCGTCGATCATCAGCGTCGTAGATACAAGCAGTAACTCTGGACCCGGGAGCTCGTCCTCCAATTCCCACCCGTTGCCCGTTAACCATCCAAACAACGAGCACTTGACCATGCATCAACAGCAACTCGGGGACAGATTGTATCCGAAG ATCTACGCACTGCGACCAGCGTTAGCTGAGAAAATAACTGGCATGCTCCTGGAACTGTCCCCTGCGCAGCTATTGATGCTGCTAGCTTCAGAAGACGCTCTGCGACAGAAAGTGGAGGAAGCATTCGAACTGATCCACAGCCACACCCAGGACCTGGCAAGCGAGGCGCTGCTGGATCTCGACGTGTTCAGTCTAACGGCCCGTTGCGGGGCGAACAAGAAGAAGATCGAGAACAGCATTCTGGATGACACGGAGGACAACGCTCCTTTGTTCTATTCGCCAGGTAAAAGAGGCTTCTACACGCCGCGACAGGGGAGAGCCAGCTACGAGCGTCTCAACGCATTCAGGAACGTGGGCAG ACTCATAGGATTGTGTCTGCTGCAAAATGAGCTGTGCCACATATTCCTGAACCGTCACGTGCTAAAGTACATCCTGGGAAGGCCGATACGTTTCCACGACCTCGCCTTTTTCGACTCTGTAATTTATGAAAGCCTGAGGCAGCTCGTGATCGACTCCGAGACCAAGGATAGCAACAGCTTGTTCTCTGCTCTTGACCTCACGTTCAG TATCGATCTGTGCCCCGAGGAAGGGGGAGGATCCATCGAACTCATACCGAACGGCCGGGACATCGAGGTGACAGCGAGCAACGTGTACGACTACGTGCGGAAGTACGCCGAGGTCCGTATGATCAAGGTACAGGAGAAGGCTCTGCACGCGATGAGGGAGGGCGTGTTCGACGTGCTGCCCGAGGGAGCTCTAGACGGCCAGACATCCGAGGACCTGAGGCTCCTCTCGAATGGGGTCGGCGACATAAACGTCTCCGTTCTGATATCCTACACTTCGTTCAACGACGAGTCGGGTGAGGCCGCGGATAGACTGGCGAAGTTCAAGCGATGGCTCTGGTCGATCATTGAGAAGATGTCGCACTCGGAGCGACAGGATTTG GTATACTTTTGGACAGGATCCCCGGCATTGCCAGCCAGCGAAGATGGCTTTCAACCGATGCCAAGCGTTACGTTACGGCCGGCAGACGATGCTCATCTACCAACTGCAAATACATGTATTTCTCGACTATACGTTCCATTGTACAGCTCTCGTCACGTATTAAGACATAAACTACTTCTTGCTATCAAGACAAAGGACTTTGGATttgtatga